A genomic segment from Octopus sinensis linkage group LG4, ASM634580v1, whole genome shotgun sequence encodes:
- the LOC115211010 gene encoding transmembrane protein 70 homolog, mitochondrial — protein MKLSPVVRLSVEDKMLMVRLRLNTAPAFLNRILTTSGCNIFPNFQVSKFHSSLKPYQAEKLSIPKDEFTNQPLYDPTKGKLIYSGPLTKTIKAVKLFSISTSLLGLGMQPVILYNSVDTSLPLKAAVSVFFAFFIVVTPLLIHMVSKKYVTDVYFEDTSNVFTAATFNLFSMRKQLTFKAEDVNAPTLTGPFTSVIIKGKPLFLDPKFFLDKQSYIHLMGFDKPLDLELPKSIKQQTEK, from the exons ATGAAACTTTCACCGGTTGTTCGACTTAGTGTAGAGGACAAAATGTTGATGGTCAGGCTTCGCTTGAATACGGCGCCAGCCTTTTTGAATAGAATTCTAACAACTAGTGGCTGTaacatattt CCTAATTTTCAGGTTTCCAAATTTCATTCAAGTCTTAAACCCTACCAGGCTGAGAAACTATCTATACCAAAAGATGAATTTACTAATCAACCATTGTATGATCCTACAAAAGGCAAACTTATTTATAGTGGACCTTTGACCAAGACAATAAAAGCAGTTAAGTTGTTTTCTATATCCACCAGTCTTTTAGGTCTGGGTATGCAACCAGTCATTTTGTATAACTCTGTAGACACATCATTGCCATTGAAGGCTGCTGTAAgtgttttctttgcattttttatAGTTGTGACACCATTGTTAATACATATGGTAAGTAAGAAGTATGTGACTGATGTTTACTTTGAGGACACTTCCAATGTCTTTACTGCTGCTACTTTCAACCTTTTTAGCATGCGTAAGCAACTGACTTTTAAAGCTGAAGATGTGAATGCTCCAACTCTTACTGGTCCTTTCACAAGTGTGATAATTAAAGGAAAACCCCTTTTTCTGGATCCAAAATTCTTTCTTGATAAACAATCTTATATTCACTTGATGGGTTTTGACAAACCACTGGACTTGGAGTTGCCAAAATCTATTAAGCAGCAAACTGAAAAATAA